In Choloepus didactylus isolate mChoDid1 chromosome 6, mChoDid1.pri, whole genome shotgun sequence, one DNA window encodes the following:
- the POU2AF1 gene encoding POU domain class 2-associating factor 1: MLWQKSTAPEQAPAPPRPYQGVRVKEPVKELLRRKRGHVSSGAAVAPTAVVLPHQPLATYTTVGPSCLDMEVSASTVTEEGALCAGWLSQPAPATLQPLAPWTPYTEYVSHEAVSCPYSTDMYVQPMCPSYTVVGPSSVLTYASQPLITNVTTRSAATPTVGPQLESPEHQTPLTYFPWPQPLPTLPTSTLQYQPPAPALPGPQFVQLPISIPEPVLQDMEDPRRAIGALTIDKLLLEEEDSEAYALNHTLSVEGF, translated from the exons CCACAGCTCCAGAGCAAGCCCCGGCCCCACCCCGGCCGTACCAGGGTGTCCGCGTGAAGGAGCCGGTGAAGGAGCTGCTGAGGAGGAAACGCGGGCACGTCAGCAGCGGGGCGGCGGTGGCGCCCACTGCG GTGGTGCTGCCCCATCAGCCCCTGGCGACCTACACCACCGTGG GTCCTTCCTGCCTTGACATGGAGGTCTCTGCTTCCACGGTGACTGAGGAGGGGGCCCTATGTGCCGGCTGGCTCTCCCAGCCTGCCCCAGCCACCCTACAACCCCTGGCCCCATGGACACCCTACACTGAGTATGTGTCCCATGAAGCTGTCAGCTGCCCCTACTCAACTGACATGTATGTGCAGCCCATGTGCCCCAGCTACACAGTTGTGGGGCCCTCCTCCGTGCTGACCTACGCCTCCCAGCCACTCATCACCAACGTAACG ACGAGAAGCGCTGCCACGCCCACAGTGGGGCCCCAGCTGGAGAGCCCAGAGCACCAGACACCCCTCACCTACTTCCCgtggccccagcccctgcccacgcTGCCCACCTCCACCCTGCAGTACCAGCCTCcggccccagccctgcctgggcCCCAGTTTGTCCAGCTCCCCATCTCGATCCCGGAGCCTGTTCTGCAGGACATGGAAGATCCCAGGAGAGCCATCGGTGCCCTGACCATCGACAAGCTGCTTTTGGAAGAAGAAGATAGTGAGGCCTACGCGCTCAACCACACTCTCTCCGTGGAGGGCTTCTAG